One Oryzomonas sagensis DNA segment encodes these proteins:
- a CDS encoding formyltransferase, which translates to MQSDKLIVCAYHNVGYRCIEELLRQGADIALIFTHEDSPTEEIWFKSVRELADRHGIPYLTTDISLPENVERVRAIAPDFLFSFYYRNMIKPAVLEIPKQGAFNLHGSYLPKYRGRVPVNWAVINGESETGATLHHMVAKPDAGAIVDQERVEIAFTDTAFDVFNKITDAAVAVMARAWPQLREGRAACIPMNLAEGAYFGGRKPADGQIDWQQSALRIYNLVRGVTHPYPGAFSHLDGRKVVIWSAWPVEGRGEPGRIVSHRPLLIGTGEGLLEIRSLQAEGGDEVTATDFMTIDEQFT; encoded by the coding sequence TTGCAATCTGACAAACTGATCGTCTGCGCCTACCATAATGTGGGCTATCGCTGTATCGAGGAGTTGCTGCGCCAAGGGGCGGACATCGCCTTGATCTTCACCCACGAGGACTCACCCACGGAGGAGATCTGGTTCAAATCGGTGCGGGAGTTGGCGGACCGCCACGGCATCCCGTACCTGACCACGGACATCTCCCTCCCGGAAAATGTGGAACGGGTGCGGGCCATTGCGCCGGATTTCCTCTTCTCCTTCTATTACCGTAACATGATCAAGCCGGCGGTGCTGGAGATCCCGAAACAAGGCGCGTTCAACCTGCACGGCTCGTACCTGCCCAAGTACCGCGGCCGGGTGCCGGTCAACTGGGCGGTGATCAACGGCGAGAGCGAAACCGGGGCGACGCTGCACCACATGGTGGCGAAGCCCGACGCCGGCGCCATCGTGGATCAGGAACGGGTGGAGATCGCCTTCACCGACACGGCGTTCGATGTCTTCAACAAGATCACCGATGCGGCGGTGGCGGTTATGGCCCGCGCCTGGCCGCAACTCAGGGAGGGGAGGGCGGCGTGCATCCCCATGAACCTGGCCGAGGGCGCCTACTTCGGCGGCCGCAAGCCCGCCGACGGCCAGATCGACTGGCAGCAAAGCGCCCTACGGATCTATAACCTGGTCCGGGGCGTAACCCACCCCTACCCCGGCGCGTTCAGCCACCTGGATGGCAGAAAGGTCGTCATCTGGTCCGCCTGGCCGGTGGAGGGGCGCGGAGAGCCGGGGCGCATCGTGTCGCACCGTCCGCTCCTGATTGGCACCGGAGAAGGATTGCTGGAGATCCGCTCGCTCCAGGCCGAGGGTGGTGACGAGGTCACCGCCACGGATTTTATGACCATTGACGAGCAGTTTACTTAA